The Methylobacterium currus genome contains a region encoding:
- a CDS encoding ABC transporter ATP-binding protein, whose product MDDLCAYANRPWAFVARYLRRRIVPHAAILVAVLGAVACSVSTQYGLKGVVDALGKGPEANLIWPALTVLICFIAADNMLWRVASLIASFTFVNVTGDIRRDLFQHLTGHSPSYFADRQPGTLASRITATSNAIFTAENMFVWNVMPPCAAAFGAILYVGSVSVPMALGLLVICGGVVVLMFRIAAAGKPLHHDFAEKAASVDGEMVDLVSNMPLVRAFSAYKREFARFDETIGTEMKARRRSLLYLERLRIMHALITVVAVLGLLYWAIKMWEAGSATAGQVVLVCTLGITILAATRDLAVALVDVTQHTARLSEALRTLLQPHDLRDHPEAKPLVGEGARITFENVGFNYPDGREVFGDFNLDIQPGQRVGLVGRSGGGKSTLFTLLQRFYDPQKGRILIDDQDIGRVTQESLREAITVVPQDISLFHRSLRENIRYGRPEATDEEVWAAAEAARCTDFINDLPGGFDTIVGDRGVKLSGGQRQRIAVARAILKDSPILLLDEATSALDTESEEAIREALGNLMKGRTVIAIAHRLSTLKDFDRIVVLDGGQVIQDGSPDRLVHLDGFYRDLIQRETIKLSREAA is encoded by the coding sequence ATGGATGACCTCTGCGCGTACGCCAACCGGCCCTGGGCCTTCGTGGCCCGCTACCTGCGCCGCCGCATCGTGCCCCACGCGGCCATCCTGGTCGCGGTCCTGGGCGCCGTGGCCTGCTCGGTCAGCACACAATACGGATTGAAGGGCGTCGTCGATGCCCTCGGCAAGGGGCCCGAGGCGAACCTGATCTGGCCGGCCCTCACCGTGCTGATCTGCTTCATCGCCGCCGACAACATGCTGTGGCGGGTGGCGAGCCTGATCGCCAGCTTCACCTTCGTGAACGTCACCGGCGACATCCGCCGCGACCTGTTCCAGCACCTGACCGGGCATTCGCCGTCCTACTTCGCGGACCGGCAGCCCGGCACGCTGGCGAGCCGCATCACCGCGACCTCGAACGCGATCTTCACCGCCGAGAACATGTTCGTCTGGAACGTGATGCCGCCCTGTGCGGCGGCGTTCGGCGCCATCCTCTACGTCGGCAGCGTCAGCGTGCCGATGGCGCTCGGCCTGCTCGTCATCTGCGGCGGCGTGGTGGTGCTGATGTTCCGCATCGCCGCCGCCGGCAAGCCGCTGCACCACGACTTCGCCGAGAAGGCCGCCTCCGTCGACGGCGAGATGGTCGATCTGGTGAGCAACATGCCGCTCGTGCGGGCCTTCTCGGCCTATAAGCGCGAATTCGCCCGCTTCGACGAGACCATCGGCACCGAGATGAAGGCGCGGCGCCGCTCGCTCCTCTACCTCGAGCGCCTGCGCATCATGCACGCCCTGATCACCGTGGTGGCGGTGCTCGGCCTGCTCTACTGGGCGATCAAGATGTGGGAGGCGGGGTCCGCCACCGCCGGTCAGGTGGTGCTGGTCTGCACGCTGGGCATCACCATCCTGGCGGCGACCCGCGACCTCGCCGTCGCCCTGGTCGATGTCACCCAGCACACCGCCCGCCTGTCGGAGGCCCTGCGCACGCTCCTGCAGCCGCACGACCTGCGCGACCACCCGGAGGCGAAGCCCCTCGTCGGCGAGGGCGCCCGCATCACCTTCGAGAACGTGGGGTTCAACTACCCGGACGGCCGCGAGGTGTTCGGCGACTTCAACCTCGACATCCAGCCCGGCCAGCGCGTCGGCCTCGTCGGCCGCTCCGGCGGCGGCAAGTCGACCCTGTTCACCCTGCTGCAGCGCTTCTACGACCCGCAGAAGGGCCGCATCCTGATCGACGACCAGGATATCGGCCGGGTCACGCAGGAGAGCTTGCGCGAGGCGATCACGGTGGTGCCGCAGGACATCTCCCTGTTCCACCGCTCGTTGCGCGAGAACATCCGCTACGGCCGGCCTGAGGCGACCGACGAGGAAGTCTGGGCCGCGGCGGAAGCCGCCCGCTGCACCGACTTCATCAACGACCTGCCGGGTGGCTTCGACACCATCGTGGGCGATCGCGGCGTCAAGCTCTCGGGCGGCCAGCGCCAGCGCATCGCGGTGGCCCGTGCCATCCTGAAGGACTCGCCGATCCTGCTCCTCGACGAGGCCACCTCGGCGCTCGATACCGAGTCGGAGGAGGCGATCCGCGAGGCGCTGGGCAACCTGATGAAGGGCCGCACCGTGATCGCCATCGCGCACCGGCTCTCGACCCTGAAGGATTTCGACCGGATCGTGGTGCTCGACGGCGGCCAGGTGATCCAGGACGGCTCCCCGGACCGCCTGGTGCATCTCGACGGCTTCTACCGCGACCTGATCCAGCGCGAGACGATCAAGCTGTCGCGCGAGGCGGCATAG
- the lepB gene encoding signal peptidase I, translating to MDRARTDQDLKRGKDAGLWDSIKETVKVGVQALLIAVVVRTLLFQPFNIPSGSLIPTLLIGDYLFVSKYSLGYSKYSLPLSEYLPFEAKGRIWGASPKQGDIVVFKLPKDNATDYIKRVIGLPGDRIQVIEGVLNINGRPVKRERIADYSTTDAFGQPTLVPQYRETLPSGVTHEIIERDGDRGLWDNTQVYTVPPNHFFMMGDNRDNSTDSRDLGNVGYVPYENLIGRAEVIFFSIDEGAAAWQIWNWPWTVRWNRLFKPIH from the coding sequence ATGGATCGCGCACGCACGGACCAGGACCTGAAACGCGGCAAGGACGCCGGCCTGTGGGACTCGATCAAGGAAACCGTCAAGGTCGGCGTCCAGGCGCTCCTGATCGCCGTCGTGGTCCGCACCCTGCTGTTCCAGCCGTTCAACATCCCGTCCGGCTCGCTGATCCCGACCCTGTTGATCGGTGACTACCTCTTCGTCTCGAAGTACTCGCTCGGCTATTCGAAGTACTCGCTGCCGCTGAGCGAGTACCTGCCGTTCGAGGCCAAGGGCCGGATCTGGGGTGCGTCGCCCAAGCAAGGCGACATCGTGGTGTTCAAGCTGCCGAAGGACAACGCCACCGACTACATCAAGCGAGTGATCGGCCTGCCGGGCGACCGGATCCAGGTGATCGAGGGCGTGCTCAACATCAACGGCCGGCCGGTGAAGCGCGAGCGCATCGCCGATTACTCGACCACCGACGCCTTCGGCCAGCCGACCCTGGTGCCGCAATACCGCGAGACCCTGCCCAGCGGCGTCACCCACGAGATCATCGAGCGCGACGGCGACCGCGGCCTGTGGGACAACACCCAGGTCTACACCGTGCCGCCGAACCACTTCTTCATGATGGGCGACAACCGCGACAACTCCACCGATTCGCGCGACCTCGGCAATGTCGGCTACGTGCCGTACGAGAACCTGATCGGCAGGGCCGAGGTGATCTTCTTCTCGATCGACGAGGGCGCCGCCGCCTGGCAGATCTGGAACTGGCCGTGGACGGTGCGCTGGAACCGGCTGTTCAAGCCGATCCACTGA
- the acpS gene encoding holo-ACP synthase produces MIVGIGSDLCDIRRIERSLERFGDRFTHRVFTEGERARSDRRAARAPSYARRFAAKEACSKALGTGMSHGVFWRDMEVVNLPGGRPTLHLTNGAAERLAALIPPGHRPVLHVTLTDDPPLAQAFVIIEALPER; encoded by the coding sequence ATGATCGTCGGCATCGGCTCCGATCTCTGCGACATCCGCCGCATCGAGCGCTCGCTCGAGCGCTTCGGCGACCGCTTCACCCACCGGGTGTTCACCGAGGGCGAGCGCGCCCGCAGCGACCGGCGCGCCGCCCGCGCCCCATCCTATGCGCGGCGCTTCGCCGCCAAGGAGGCCTGTTCCAAGGCGCTCGGCACCGGCATGAGCCACGGCGTGTTCTGGCGCGACATGGAGGTGGTGAACCTGCCCGGCGGCCGGCCGACCCTGCACCTGACCAATGGCGCGGCCGAGCGCCTCGCCGCCCTGATCCCGCCTGGCCACCGCCCGGTTCTGCACGTGACGCTGACCGACGATCCGCCGCTCGCCCAGGCCTTCGTCATCATCGAGGCGTTGCCGGAGCGGTGA
- a CDS encoding PRC-barrel domain-containing protein: protein MSQPPANPAPANPAPAPAPAAQAPATPSGTPATVLDTQDYDGVLGKPVRSAAGEDMGRIIDIIVDKDGRPRAAIIDFGGFLGVGSRKIAVDWRALHFSADNKPGRAVLQLNRNQVRVSPEYKPGDPIVVLGPAGPVPAPASAAAPAPAAPAPATPPPNAAAPASPPAPDEAAARNPPDK, encoded by the coding sequence GTGAGCCAGCCTCCCGCGAACCCGGCCCCGGCAAACCCGGCTCCCGCCCCGGCCCCCGCCGCGCAGGCGCCGGCGACCCCGTCCGGCACGCCGGCCACGGTCCTCGACACCCAGGATTACGACGGCGTCCTCGGCAAGCCGGTGCGCAGCGCCGCCGGCGAGGATATGGGCCGGATCATCGACATCATCGTCGACAAGGACGGCCGGCCGCGGGCCGCGATCATCGATTTCGGCGGCTTCCTCGGCGTCGGCTCGCGCAAGATCGCGGTCGATTGGCGCGCCCTGCACTTCTCGGCCGACAACAAGCCGGGCCGCGCGGTGCTGCAGCTCAACCGGAACCAGGTGCGGGTCTCGCCCGAGTACAAGCCCGGCGACCCGATCGTGGTGCTGGGTCCGGCCGGCCCTGTGCCGGCGCCGGCCTCCGCGGCAGCGCCGGCACCCGCCGCCCCGGCTCCCGCGACGCCGCCGCCCAATGCGGCCGCCCCCGCCTCGCCCCCGGCCCCCGACGAGGCCGCGGCGCGCAACCCGCCGGACAAATGA
- a CDS encoding FAD binding domain-containing protein: MNRFAYTRAGTVQEAVQALAADPAARFIAGGTNLVDLMKYNVERPGRLVDITRLPLDEIVQHEGGLRLGALVPNATVAYDPLVNERYPLLASALLAGASPQLRNAATTGGNLLQRTRCYYFYDEGTPCNKREPGSGCPAMTGVNRIHAILGASDTCIATHPSDMCVALAALNAIVQVEGPDGRRAIPFGEFHRLPGDEPQRDTTLRHGEIVLSVDLPDEDFSKHYTYLKLRDRLSYAFALVSVAAVIELDGDTIRTARLALGGVAHKPWRNADAEGRLQGKPATEKTFREAADVILAEARPYAHNAFKVELARRAIVRGLSQAAAGTPQSQTDKRIA, encoded by the coding sequence ATGAACCGGTTCGCCTATACCCGCGCCGGCACCGTGCAGGAGGCCGTGCAGGCCCTCGCGGCCGATCCGGCGGCGCGCTTCATCGCCGGGGGCACCAACCTCGTCGATTTGATGAAGTACAACGTCGAGCGGCCGGGCCGGCTCGTCGACATCACCCGCCTGCCGCTCGACGAGATCGTCCAGCACGAGGGCGGCCTGCGGCTCGGCGCGCTGGTGCCGAACGCCACCGTCGCCTACGACCCGCTGGTCAACGAGCGCTACCCCCTGCTCGCGAGCGCGCTCCTTGCCGGGGCCTCGCCGCAGCTGCGCAACGCCGCCACGACCGGCGGCAACCTGCTCCAGCGCACCCGCTGCTACTATTTCTACGACGAGGGCACGCCCTGCAACAAGCGCGAGCCCGGCAGCGGCTGCCCGGCGATGACCGGCGTCAATCGCATCCACGCGATCCTGGGCGCCTCGGACACCTGCATCGCCACCCATCCCTCCGACATGTGCGTGGCGCTGGCAGCGCTCAACGCGATCGTGCAGGTCGAGGGGCCGGACGGCCGGCGCGCCATTCCGTTCGGTGAGTTCCACCGCCTGCCGGGCGACGAGCCGCAACGCGACACCACGCTCCGGCACGGCGAGATCGTGCTCTCGGTCGACCTGCCGGACGAGGACTTTTCCAAGCACTACACCTACCTGAAGCTGCGCGACCGGCTCTCCTACGCCTTCGCGCTGGTCTCGGTCGCAGCCGTGATCGAGCTGGACGGCGACACGATCCGCACCGCGCGCCTCGCGCTCGGCGGCGTCGCCCACAAGCCCTGGCGCAACGCGGACGCCGAGGGACGCCTCCAGGGCAAGCCGGCGACGGAAAAGACCTTCCGCGAGGCCGCGGACGTGATCCTGGCCGAAGCCCGGCCCTACGCCCACAACGCCTTCAAGGTCGAGCTGGCGCGGCGCGCCATCGTGCGGGGCTTGAGCCAAGCCGCCGCCGGCACGCCGCAATCGCAGACCGACAAGCGCATCGCCTGA
- a CDS encoding xanthine dehydrogenase family protein molybdopterin-binding subunit: MATPSHYVGTARSRLDGPAKVTGAAKYAAEFTAPDLAHGVVVSSAIAKGRITAIDAKAAEAVPGVIKVFTHENKPRTAWLDYNYRDQVAPPGSPFRALNGPEIVYGGQPVALVVAESFELARYGASLVKVTYEEEVPNTDLEKNRDAAYVPPKKRSGIKPPPDPRGDAAGAYDAAPIQLRHEYKQAIEHHNPMEPHASTVVYEGEGKLTIHDKIQGVNNTQGYVCSVFSLKPEDVRVITPYVGGGFGSGLRPQYQLYLAVSAALDLKRSVRVVLTRDQMFTFGYRPETFQTVALGADKDGRLQALTHDAVAGTSTFEDYQEAVVNWSGLLYHCPNVTLDYKLAKIDTYTPSDMRAPGAVTGIFALECAMDELAYATGVDPLELRLRNYAEHDEGEGKEFTSKALRAAYEQGASRFGWSKRKAEPRSMRDGRELVGWGMATGVWEAMMMQSSASATLTPDGKLELACSTADLGTGTYTILAQIGADALGLALDQVTTRLGDTALPEAPLAGGSWTAASSGAAVQAACRKVAEQLFGYARSMSESPLANADFAHVTFADGEIRLQTDPSRKVGIAEAMRAGGVERVEATEKVKPSMLTNMRFSAYTHSAVFAEVKIDEDLGVVRVTRVVSAIAAGKILNLKTARSQILGGVVMGIGAALEEESMLDHTLGRIMNHNLGEYHVPVNADIHDIEVIFVDEHDDKVSPLGVKGLGEIGIVGAAAAVANAVFHATGKRVRELPITIDKIIG, encoded by the coding sequence ATGGCCACCCCCTCGCATTACGTCGGCACTGCCCGGAGCCGGCTCGACGGCCCCGCCAAGGTGACGGGCGCCGCCAAATACGCCGCGGAGTTCACCGCCCCCGACCTCGCCCACGGCGTCGTCGTGTCGAGCGCCATCGCCAAGGGCCGCATCACGGCGATCGACGCCAAGGCCGCCGAGGCGGTGCCCGGCGTGATCAAGGTGTTCACCCACGAGAACAAGCCGCGCACCGCCTGGCTCGACTACAATTACCGCGATCAGGTCGCGCCGCCCGGCTCGCCGTTCCGGGCGCTCAACGGACCCGAGATCGTCTATGGCGGCCAGCCGGTGGCCCTGGTGGTGGCCGAGAGCTTCGAGCTCGCCCGCTACGGCGCCAGCCTGGTCAAGGTGACCTATGAGGAGGAGGTGCCGAACACCGACCTCGAGAAGAACCGTGACGCGGCCTACGTGCCGCCGAAGAAGCGCTCCGGCATCAAGCCGCCGCCGGATCCGCGGGGCGATGCCGCCGGCGCCTACGACGCGGCGCCGATCCAGCTGCGCCACGAGTACAAGCAGGCGATCGAGCACCACAACCCGATGGAGCCGCACGCCTCGACGGTGGTCTACGAGGGCGAGGGCAAGCTCACCATCCACGACAAGATCCAGGGCGTGAACAACACGCAAGGCTATGTCTGCAGCGTGTTCAGCCTGAAGCCCGAGGACGTGCGGGTGATCACCCCTTACGTCGGCGGCGGGTTCGGTTCGGGATTGCGGCCGCAATACCAGCTCTACCTGGCGGTCTCTGCCGCCCTCGACCTCAAGCGCTCGGTCCGGGTCGTGCTGACCCGCGACCAGATGTTCACCTTCGGCTACCGGCCGGAGACCTTCCAGACCGTGGCGCTCGGCGCCGACAAGGACGGGCGCCTCCAGGCGCTGACGCATGATGCGGTCGCAGGCACCTCGACCTTCGAGGACTACCAGGAAGCCGTGGTCAACTGGTCGGGCCTGCTCTATCACTGCCCGAACGTCACGCTCGACTACAAGCTTGCCAAGATCGACACCTACACCCCGTCCGACATGCGGGCGCCGGGTGCGGTGACGGGCATCTTCGCCCTCGAATGCGCGATGGACGAGCTGGCCTATGCCACCGGCGTCGATCCGCTGGAATTGCGCCTGCGCAATTACGCCGAGCACGACGAGGGCGAAGGCAAGGAGTTCACCTCGAAGGCGCTCCGCGCCGCCTACGAGCAGGGCGCGTCGCGCTTCGGCTGGTCGAAGCGCAAGGCGGAGCCCCGCTCCATGCGCGACGGGCGCGAGCTCGTCGGCTGGGGCATGGCGACCGGCGTCTGGGAGGCCATGATGATGCAGTCGAGCGCGAGCGCCACGCTCACGCCCGACGGCAAGCTGGAACTCGCCTGCTCCACCGCCGACCTGGGGACGGGCACCTACACGATCCTCGCCCAGATCGGCGCCGACGCGCTCGGCTTGGCCCTCGACCAGGTGACGACCCGGCTCGGCGACACGGCGCTGCCCGAGGCGCCGCTCGCCGGTGGCTCCTGGACCGCGGCCTCCTCGGGCGCCGCCGTGCAGGCGGCCTGCCGCAAGGTGGCGGAGCAGCTGTTCGGCTACGCCCGCAGCATGAGCGAATCGCCGCTGGCGAATGCGGACTTCGCCCACGTGACCTTCGCGGATGGCGAGATCCGGCTCCAGACCGACCCCTCGCGAAAGGTCGGAATCGCCGAGGCGATGCGGGCCGGCGGCGTCGAGCGGGTCGAGGCGACCGAGAAGGTCAAGCCGAGCATGCTCACCAACATGCGCTTCTCGGCCTATACCCACTCGGCAGTCTTCGCCGAGGTGAAGATCGACGAGGACCTCGGCGTGGTGCGGGTGACGCGGGTGGTGAGCGCCATCGCGGCCGGCAAGATCCTCAACCTCAAGACCGCCCGCAGCCAGATCCTCGGCGGGGTGGTGATGGGGATCGGCGCCGCGCTGGAGGAGGAGTCGATGCTCGACCACACCCTCGGCCGGATCATGAACCACAATCTCGGCGAGTACCACGTGCCGGTGAATGCCGACATCCACGACATCGAGGTGATCTTCGTCGACGAGCACGACGACAAG
- a CDS encoding MFS transporter, giving the protein MTRPRQAHRRPVAHRDREVARAEMRPDPRPDATRDRDRAGASLGRRREKPAPSLTSSRGLDAFTFFVANLQTGFGPFVAVYFTSQSWTQSDIGLVLTIGGLFSLFGQVPGGAFVDWVRSKRFVAALSVAVIGASAAGLALFPTFLIVALSMAAHSIASCTLTPAIAAISLGLVGHAGLGERLGRNARFSSIGNALAAAGMGACGYYLSSESVFYVTAALALPTLAALWFVRASEIDLVRPQAPEGGATPGGWESLKLVVTNRALLCFAACITLFFVANAAMLPLVGSVLTVRTSQTATILIAACIMAPQLVMALIAPAVGRAAQAYGRRPLLILGFAALPIRGLLFAYTDAPELLVAVQVFDGISAAVLGVMVPLVVADCTRGTGRFNMALGAVGTAMGLGAAASTTLSGYMADHFGSHAAFLGLSAVAALALVLVLAIMPETRRPKEP; this is encoded by the coding sequence ATGACGCGCCCGCGCCAGGCCCATCGCCGCCCCGTCGCCCACCGCGACCGGGAGGTCGCCCGCGCCGAGATGCGGCCGGACCCCCGGCCGGATGCGACCCGCGACCGTGATAGGGCCGGTGCGTCCCTGGGCCGGCGGCGGGAGAAGCCGGCGCCCTCGCTCACCAGCAGCCGCGGGCTCGACGCCTTTACGTTCTTCGTCGCCAACCTGCAGACGGGCTTCGGCCCGTTCGTGGCGGTCTACTTCACCTCGCAGAGCTGGACCCAGTCCGATATCGGGCTGGTCCTCACGATCGGCGGCCTGTTCAGCCTGTTCGGGCAGGTGCCGGGCGGCGCCTTCGTCGACTGGGTACGCTCGAAGCGCTTCGTCGCCGCCCTGTCGGTGGCGGTGATCGGCGCCTCCGCCGCCGGCCTCGCCCTGTTCCCGACCTTCCTGATCGTGGCGCTCTCCATGGCGGCGCACTCGATCGCGAGCTGCACGCTCACCCCCGCCATCGCGGCGATCAGCCTCGGCCTCGTGGGACATGCGGGCTTGGGCGAACGGCTCGGCCGCAACGCCCGCTTCTCCTCGATCGGCAACGCGCTCGCCGCCGCCGGCATGGGCGCCTGCGGCTACTACCTGTCGAGCGAGTCGGTGTTCTACGTCACCGCCGCCCTGGCGCTGCCGACGCTCGCCGCCCTGTGGTTCGTGCGTGCGAGCGAGATCGACCTGGTGCGCCCGCAGGCGCCCGAGGGCGGCGCGACGCCCGGCGGCTGGGAGAGCCTGAAGCTCGTCGTCACCAACCGGGCGCTTTTGTGCTTTGCCGCCTGCATCACCCTGTTCTTCGTCGCCAACGCGGCGATGCTGCCGCTGGTCGGCAGCGTGCTCACGGTGCGCACGAGCCAGACCGCCACCATCCTGATCGCCGCCTGCATCATGGCCCCGCAGCTGGTGATGGCGCTGATCGCGCCCGCGGTCGGCCGCGCCGCCCAGGCCTATGGCCGGCGCCCGCTCCTCATCCTCGGCTTCGCCGCCCTGCCGATCCGCGGCCTGCTCTTCGCCTACACGGACGCGCCCGAGCTGCTGGTGGCGGTGCAGGTGTTCGACGGGATCTCGGCCGCGGTGCTCGGCGTGATGGTGCCGCTCGTCGTGGCCGATTGCACCCGCGGCACCGGCCGCTTCAACATGGCGCTCGGCGCCGTCGGCACCGCCATGGGCCTGGGTGCGGCGGCCAGCACCACGCTCTCGGGGTACATGGCCGACCATTTCGGCTCCCACGCCGCCTTCCTGGGCCTCTCCGCGGTGGCGGCCCTGGCCCTCGTCCTGGTCCTGGCGATCATGCCGGAGACCCGGCGGCCGAAGGAGCCATGA
- a CDS encoding (2Fe-2S)-binding protein, with protein MLSESGSSAPPGTIPVTLTVNGQERQLQVAPWTTLLDLLREELDLTGTKKGCDHGQCGACTVIVDGKRINSCLALAVQKDGAHVTTIEGLSTGTLHPVQAAFVEHDAFQCGYCTPGQIMSAVALIEEGRARSREEIREHMSGNICRCGAYTNIVDAVEDVLKNKATGGANRTFREAAE; from the coding sequence ATGCTGAGCGAAAGCGGCTCCTCCGCCCCACCGGGGACGATCCCCGTCACCCTCACGGTCAACGGGCAGGAGCGGCAGCTCCAGGTCGCGCCCTGGACCACCCTCCTCGACCTCCTGCGCGAGGAACTCGACCTCACCGGCACCAAGAAGGGCTGCGACCACGGCCAGTGCGGCGCCTGCACGGTCATCGTCGACGGCAAGCGGATCAATTCCTGCCTGGCGCTGGCGGTGCAGAAGGACGGCGCCCACGTCACCACCATCGAGGGCCTGTCCACCGGGACACTCCACCCGGTCCAGGCGGCCTTCGTCGAGCACGACGCCTTCCAGTGCGGCTACTGCACGCCGGGCCAGATCATGTCGGCGGTGGCGCTGATCGAGGAGGGCCGCGCCCGCTCGCGCGAGGAGATCCGCGAGCACATGAGCGGCAACATCTGCCGCTGCGGCGCCTATACCAACATCGTCGACGCCGTCGAGGACGTGCTGAAGAACAAGGCGACGGGCGGAGCGAACCGCACCTTCCGGGAGGCCGCGGAATGA
- a CDS encoding pyridoxine 5'-phosphate synthase has translation MSASPLRLGVNVDHVATLRNARGGTMPDPVRAAQAAVAAGADGITAHLREDRRHIRDADVERLRREIDRPLNFEMAATEEMLGIALRLTPHAACLVPEKREERTTEGGLDIVGGREHLAPVIGRLGEAGVRVSLFVEPEVHVMEAARALGAPVVELHTGTYCEAVIAGDAAKVRSELARLSRAAEHGHALGLEIHAGHGLTVDSVGPVAALPQLRELNIGHALMAEAIFDGLPAAIRAMRAAMEAGRRQAQDGTRA, from the coding sequence ATGTCCGCTTCACCCCTCCGCCTCGGCGTCAACGTCGATCATGTCGCCACCCTGCGCAACGCCCGCGGCGGCACGATGCCGGACCCCGTGCGCGCGGCGCAGGCGGCGGTCGCGGCTGGGGCCGACGGCATCACCGCCCATCTGCGCGAGGACCGCCGCCACATCCGCGATGCCGATGTCGAGCGGCTGCGGCGCGAGATCGACCGGCCGCTGAACTTCGAGATGGCGGCGACCGAGGAGATGCTGGGCATCGCGCTCCGCCTGACGCCCCACGCCGCCTGCCTGGTGCCGGAGAAGCGCGAGGAGCGCACCACCGAGGGCGGGCTCGACATCGTCGGCGGCCGCGAGCACCTGGCGCCCGTGATCGGGCGGCTCGGCGAGGCCGGGGTGCGGGTCTCGCTGTTCGTCGAGCCGGAGGTGCATGTGATGGAGGCCGCGCGGGCGCTGGGCGCGCCGGTGGTCGAGCTGCACACCGGCACCTATTGCGAGGCCGTGATCGCGGGCGATGCGGCCAAGGTCCGGTCCGAGCTGGCGCGGCTCTCCCGCGCGGCCGAGCATGGCCACGCCCTCGGGCTCGAGATCCATGCCGGCCACGGCCTCACGGTCGACAGCGTCGGCCCGGTGGCGGCCCTGCCGCAGCTGCGCGAGCTGAATATCGGCCATGCCCTGATGGCAGAGGCGATCTTCGACGGGTTGCCCGCGGCGATCCGGGCGATGCGGGCCGCGATGGAGGCCGGCCGCCGGCAAGCCCAGGACGGGACCCGCGCATGA
- the rnc gene encoding ribonuclease III has product MRRRPDLSVLEERIGHRFADRDLLVRALTHVSATNGRGSYQRLEFLGDRVLGLAVADGLYNALPGADEGDLSRRLSSLVRRESCAMVANAWEVGPHLNLGGGEVHGGGRRNSAILADVCEAILGAIFLDAGYGAAKVVIDRAFEADRQTEGTRSRDPKSALQEWAQAQGWPTPVYEVVERAGPDHAPQFRIEARVTGVAPGIGIGGSKRLAEQTAARALLVREGLWTGDEPGEQAE; this is encoded by the coding sequence ATGCGGCGCCGGCCCGACCTCTCGGTGCTGGAGGAGCGGATCGGCCACCGCTTCGCCGACCGCGACCTCCTGGTGCGGGCGCTGACCCATGTCAGCGCCACCAACGGCCGGGGCAGCTACCAGCGCCTCGAATTCCTCGGCGACCGGGTGCTCGGCCTCGCCGTGGCCGACGGGCTCTACAATGCCCTGCCGGGCGCCGACGAGGGCGACCTGTCGCGGCGGCTGTCGAGCCTGGTGCGGCGCGAGAGCTGCGCCATGGTGGCCAATGCCTGGGAGGTCGGCCCGCACCTGAATCTCGGCGGCGGCGAGGTGCATGGCGGCGGGCGCCGCAACTCGGCGATCCTCGCCGATGTCTGCGAGGCGATCCTGGGCGCGATCTTCCTCGATGCCGGCTACGGCGCCGCCAAGGTGGTGATCGACCGCGCCTTCGAGGCCGACCGCCAGACGGAAGGGACGCGCAGCCGCGACCCGAAATCCGCGTTGCAGGAATGGGCGCAGGCGCAAGGCTGGCCGACGCCGGTCTACGAGGTGGTGGAGCGGGCCGGGCCCGACCACGCCCCGCAATTTCGTATCGAGGCCCGGGTCACCGGCGTCGCGCCCGGCATCGGCATCGGCGGCTCGAAGCGCCTGGCCGAGCAGACGGCCGCGCGTGCGCTCCTGGTGCGCGAGGGGCTGTGGACCGGGGACGAGCCCGGGGAGCAGGCAGAATGA